The proteins below are encoded in one region of Segatella copri:
- a CDS encoding leucine-rich repeat domain-containing protein, whose translation MEDITMRKIFQYIMLAVVTIVMASCTSDIEETTAATGKSNVQLVVGEFPAFGDSQTRAIGTPDEGKTSWAEGDELLLEMTSKTLGTKYAAFKYNGSSWELTSGELSYKEDEVPTFPHVYYAPNYKWEAGKLVLKEGKAAGTDEYIEGKANITPNGQAITVEFSKATRNYSRLRIATNYSEDITVTVSNFSPGNTVALTDNTYTLTPDNNGNVYLYGHFTVQTSIGIKLKEYSLLNYTFRESTIDGKSYALDANVVFADNMEAEDLGKTIKEQLDAGKTNIKLILASDAGENVFAIIKDALYGGTAGSINLSLIGCKEIPTKGLSNWDGKLDALKSIYLPDITRIGVEGLAYCVYLEEINTPNVTSIHENAFGGCTNLQKITFGELTEVKGLSHDYDGILDPGVDTERINLVLSENQKVMTKNRQGNEYFWTPTKEYYKGSVEYGIPSFLEYKFNSVSLKK comes from the coding sequence ATGGAGGATATAACTATGCGCAAGATATTTCAATACATCATGCTGGCAGTCGTTACCATAGTAATGGCGTCATGCACAAGTGATATAGAAGAAACAACCGCAGCAACAGGCAAGAGCAACGTACAGTTAGTTGTAGGTGAATTTCCTGCATTCGGAGATTCACAGACTCGTGCTATTGGTACACCTGATGAAGGCAAGACTTCATGGGCAGAAGGAGATGAGTTGCTTCTGGAGATGACCAGTAAGACTTTAGGGACTAAGTATGCTGCTTTTAAATATAATGGCAGTAGCTGGGAATTGACAAGTGGCGAGTTGTCTTATAAAGAAGACGAAGTGCCAACCTTTCCTCATGTATATTATGCCCCTAATTACAAATGGGAAGCCGGCAAATTAGTTTTGAAAGAAGGTAAGGCTGCTGGAACCGATGAATACATCGAGGGAAAAGCCAATATCACCCCTAATGGTCAGGCTATAACCGTAGAATTTTCCAAGGCAACACGCAACTATTCACGCTTGCGCATTGCGACAAATTATAGTGAGGACATTACTGTTACAGTTAGTAATTTTAGTCCAGGCAATACTGTTGCCCTAACAGACAACACCTATACCTTGACTCCAGACAATAACGGTAATGTCTATTTGTATGGTCATTTTACTGTTCAAACCTCTATTGGTATAAAATTGAAAGAGTATTCTTTACTTAATTATACATTTAGAGAAAGTACGATTGATGGCAAAAGTTATGCTTTGGATGCAAATGTTGTCTTTGCAGACAACATGGAGGCTGAAGATCTTGGGAAAACTATTAAGGAGCAATTGGATGCAGGAAAAACGAATATTAAACTCATACTTGCTTCTGATGCAGGAGAGAATGTATTTGCCATAATTAAAGATGCTTTATATGGTGGAACAGCAGGTAGCATAAACCTTTCTTTAATAGGATGCAAGGAGATTCCGACAAAAGGATTGAGTAATTGGGACGGCAAGTTAGATGCTTTAAAATCCATTTATTTACCAGATATTACAAGAATTGGAGTAGAAGGTTTAGCCTATTGTGTATATTTGGAAGAAATAAATACTCCAAATGTAACTTCAATACACGAGAATGCTTTTGGGGGATGTACAAACTTACAAAAAATTACTTTTGGAGAGCTAACTGAAGTGAAAGGGCTATCTCATGACTATGACGGAATCCTTGACCCTGGGGTAGACACTGAACGTATAAATTTAGTTTTGTCAGAGAACCAAAAAGTTATGACAAAAAACAGGCAAGGAAATGAATATTTTTGGACTCCGACAAAAGAATATTATAAAGGGAGCGTTGAGTATGGCATCCCATCGTTTCTCGAATATAAATTCAATTCCGTGAGCTTAAAAAAATAA
- a CDS encoding Rpn family recombination-promoting nuclease/putative transposase: MIMKQVEERYISLLTDFGFKRIFGTAMNKDLLICFLNSLFNGRQVVKDVSYLNPEHVGDVYTDRRAIFDVYCEGENGEKFIVEMQNAYQTYFKDRALFYSTFPIREQAPKGNEWDFKLNHIYTIALLNFSMNEDAFDKEKIRHHVQLCDTATHKVFYDKLEYIYVEISKFNKSLEELDTLYEKWLYALKNLYKLTQRPKELCDKVFDRLFEEAEIAKFTPQEMREYETSKMAYRDIKNSVDTAKREGIAEGKEIGMKEGMEKGMEKGREEGRAEGMNLRSLEIARKMLAKGMDEASIMDMTGLTSEEIKLLKAEM, translated from the coding sequence ATGATTATGAAACAGGTAGAAGAAAGATATATCAGCTTGCTGACCGACTTCGGTTTCAAGCGAATTTTCGGAACAGCAATGAACAAGGATTTGCTCATTTGCTTCCTCAACAGCTTGTTTAATGGCAGACAGGTTGTGAAGGACGTGTCGTATCTGAATCCAGAGCATGTGGGAGATGTATATACCGACCGCAGAGCCATCTTTGATGTATATTGCGAGGGCGAAAACGGCGAGAAGTTCATCGTTGAAATGCAGAATGCCTACCAGACGTATTTCAAGGATCGCGCCCTCTTCTACTCCACCTTCCCTATCCGAGAACAGGCGCCCAAGGGGAATGAGTGGGATTTCAAGCTCAATCATATCTATACCATTGCCCTGCTCAACTTCAGCATGAACGAGGATGCATTCGACAAGGAGAAAATCCGCCATCATGTGCAGTTGTGCGACACAGCTACCCACAAAGTATTTTACGACAAACTCGAATATATCTATGTAGAGATTTCCAAGTTCAACAAATCCCTGGAAGAACTGGATACGCTCTACGAGAAGTGGCTCTATGCACTGAAGAATCTCTATAAACTTACCCAGCGCCCTAAAGAACTGTGCGACAAGGTCTTCGACCGTCTCTTCGAGGAAGCCGAGATAGCCAAGTTTACTCCGCAGGAAATGAGGGAGTACGAGACCAGCAAGATGGCATATCGCGACATCAAGAATTCCGTAGACACTGCTAAGCGTGAAGGTATAGCTGAGGGTAAGGAAATTGGTATGAAGGAAGGTATGGAAAAAGGTATGGAGAAAGGTAGAGAAGAAGGCAGAGCTGAAGGCATGAACCTGCGAAGCCTTGAAATTGCCAGGAAGATGCTGGCAAAGGGTATGGATGAAGCGTCTATCATGGATATGACGGGGCTGACGTCAGAGGAGATAAAGCTGCTGAAAGCAGAGATGTAG
- a CDS encoding fimbrillin family protein, translating to MKTIKQRISYAVMGLMAMGFTACTQNEDMAPTLNGQEINATFSVGGMQTRVNTLGAGNIWENKDRIRVLQIFGDETTKTGEYKYVEENGLYRWEPTVRLRWEKVGKRDLIAWYPSDIDIPHIYNLHTDQSDETKLKAADLINGYWYDVPKDYVDIPMKHRMSMVTIVYHVGTADYPNMDMSEPQVYSKHNSVRFDRDQIHGQFEMSTPTGNPDWVQACKHDGDMFSAIVIPGSYKTGEIFVKFKIGDKNFHAKMKSDTDFEEGKRYTYKLDVGKDKVELTRISIDDMTGWTNEDELK from the coding sequence ATGAAGACGATAAAACAAAGAATTTCCTATGCGGTAATGGGCCTTATGGCTATGGGCTTTACTGCATGTACGCAAAATGAAGATATGGCTCCAACGCTGAATGGGCAGGAAATCAATGCAACTTTCTCTGTTGGAGGTATGCAGACTCGTGTCAATACATTAGGGGCTGGCAACATTTGGGAGAATAAGGACCGAATAAGGGTACTGCAAATTTTCGGTGATGAAACAACTAAAACTGGTGAATATAAATATGTGGAAGAAAATGGGTTATACCGTTGGGAACCTACCGTAAGACTTCGTTGGGAAAAAGTAGGAAAGCGTGATTTGATTGCTTGGTATCCTTCTGATATAGACATTCCTCATATCTATAATTTGCATACAGACCAAAGTGATGAGACTAAGTTGAAAGCTGCAGATTTAATAAACGGATATTGGTACGATGTCCCTAAAGATTATGTAGATATTCCAATGAAGCATCGTATGTCTATGGTTACAATAGTATATCATGTTGGTACTGCAGATTATCCTAATATGGATATGAGTGAACCACAAGTGTATTCTAAACACAACAGTGTTAGATTTGACAGAGACCAAATCCATGGGCAATTTGAAATGAGTACACCTACAGGTAATCCAGATTGGGTACAAGCCTGTAAGCATGACGGCGATATGTTTTCAGCAATCGTTATCCCTGGTTCATACAAAACTGGCGAGATTTTCGTGAAATTCAAGATAGGCGATAAAAACTTCCATGCAAAAATGAAGTCAGATACAGACTTTGAAGAGGGTAAACGCTACACCTACAAACTCGATGTAGGAAAAGACAAAGTTGAACTGACAAGAATCAGCATAGATGATATGACTGGTTGGACAAACGAAGATGAACTCAAATAA
- a CDS encoding ATP-binding protein: MVEDYLDNVYNTIVLRDIIERENIRNIPLLRTLLKFVSDNIGKQFSATSIVKFLKSQNTETSAKMILTYLEYLSNAFIIDRVNRYDIHGKRLFELGDKFYFEDLGIRNHIIGGNRRFDIEKVMENAVYIHLCRMGYKVYVGQMYKAEIDFVAEKADSVAYVQVTYLLASEETVEREFGNLKLIKDSHPKYVISMDRLYGQTNIDGIKHIHLRDFLKMTTLV, translated from the coding sequence TTGGTAGAAGATTATCTTGACAATGTGTATAATACGATAGTACTTCGTGATATCATAGAGCGAGAAAACATCAGAAACATACCATTGTTGCGAACGCTGCTGAAGTTTGTGAGTGATAATATCGGTAAACAATTCTCAGCAACGAGTATTGTAAAATTTCTGAAAAGCCAGAACACCGAAACGTCTGCCAAGATGATTCTCACGTATTTGGAGTATTTAAGCAATGCTTTTATTATCGATCGAGTTAACAGATACGACATTCATGGCAAGCGACTTTTCGAGTTAGGCGACAAGTTCTATTTCGAAGACCTGGGAATCAGGAATCATATTATAGGTGGCAACAGGCGTTTTGATATCGAAAAGGTGATGGAGAACGCTGTATATATCCATTTGTGCAGGATGGGGTATAAAGTATATGTTGGTCAGATGTATAAGGCTGAGATTGATTTTGTTGCCGAAAAAGCGGATAGTGTGGCGTATGTGCAAGTTACCTATCTGCTGGCTTCTGAGGAAACGGTAGAGCGTGAATTCGGCAATTTGAAACTGATAAAAGACAGTCATCCCAAATACGTGATTTCTATGGATAGGCTTTATGGTCAAACCAATATTGATGGCATTAAGCACATTCATCTGCGAGATTTTCTGAAAATGACTACTTTGGTTTGA
- a CDS encoding fimbrillin family protein, with amino-acid sequence MKKMTKFFALALLAGAMVSCSTEDTAPSTQNDKVAVQFTGGISVNTRAAGQAWAVGDKIGIFMTEAGKTLSADAIKEGVDNVCYQSNGSIAFSPVSGGKTVFFPIDGDVDFYSYYPQATVNDYKVALDVTDQTKQETIDFMYAKTEGCNKATPQVDLKFFHKLSNLILDVQPGNGLTQEDLKKMTVTVKGQNTKATFNLVDGTISGEETPADITMKTTEAGKLYEAILLPTEEASRVIEFDLKNGYDAPFVWTMPVKLEGGKRYHYTVVKLSRSAVDISGTIKPWTEAGDNNEHIAQ; translated from the coding sequence ATGAAAAAGATGACGAAGTTTTTCGCCCTTGCACTCTTGGCAGGTGCAATGGTTTCATGCAGTACAGAAGACACCGCACCTTCTACCCAGAACGATAAGGTAGCCGTGCAGTTTACTGGTGGTATCAGCGTAAACACCCGTGCTGCCGGTCAAGCCTGGGCTGTTGGTGACAAGATTGGTATCTTCATGACAGAAGCAGGCAAGACACTCTCTGCGGATGCAATCAAAGAGGGTGTTGACAATGTTTGCTATCAGTCAAATGGAAGTATAGCCTTTTCACCTGTTTCTGGTGGTAAGACTGTTTTCTTCCCGATAGATGGAGATGTGGACTTCTATTCTTACTATCCACAGGCCACTGTCAATGACTACAAGGTTGCACTTGATGTAACAGACCAAACGAAACAAGAAACTATCGACTTCATGTATGCCAAGACAGAAGGCTGCAACAAAGCTACGCCACAGGTTGACTTGAAGTTCTTCCATAAGTTAAGCAATCTTATTTTGGATGTTCAACCAGGTAACGGTCTCACGCAAGAAGACCTTAAGAAAATGACTGTGACAGTGAAAGGCCAGAATACCAAAGCCACTTTCAATCTTGTGGATGGAACTATCTCTGGTGAAGAAACTCCTGCGGACATCACGATGAAAACTACCGAAGCTGGCAAGCTGTATGAGGCAATCCTGCTCCCTACAGAAGAAGCAAGCCGAGTGATAGAGTTTGACCTCAAGAATGGTTACGACGCTCCTTTTGTATGGACAATGCCTGTAAAACTTGAGGGTGGCAAAAGATACCACTATACAGTAGTAAAATTGAGTCGTTCTGCCGTAGATATTTCTGGAACCATTAAGCCTTGGACAGAGGCAGGAGACAATAATGAACATATAGCACAATAA
- a CDS encoding carcinine hydrolase/isopenicillin-N N-acyltransferase family protein, with translation MKKNITFNSKHIQWFLFLCLSFSITFCMFLLSSCSDDDHEEVNYQAHYQDVPASLLTDAKKLEMVRSIQDLKDGRFFYLDYTEDYKLSTISGYNLTDNTQLIGAVLKTLCDKTPSWLKARVKLDAGCSAFAVTTPDTGDYLMGRNFDYSHDNEPIAAALVRTAPEGGLKSISMVDAYWIGYRQDLWHYILYNKEQFEKYKTQDLSYIMAFPYLLMDGMNEAGFAVSVLHLDGKPTQQASTGKKLTTTLALRMMLDHAKTVDEALKILDGYDLWIPDNDGNYHFYMADATGRYAIVEFVYDKDHQSKIYIDDEYTGEDGKTHFKYPDVLPNTREVIEKRYASNFYVSETMACSDKGPKLSNHGKTRYDIMEFVIKQNSNQLSEEGAMNLLNGVSQAETPGNPTSHTQWSVVYNLSQRKATVCVNRDYKNKFTFYAK, from the coding sequence ATGAAAAAGAATATCACTTTCAACAGTAAGCACATACAATGGTTTCTGTTTTTATGCTTAAGTTTCAGCATCACATTCTGTATGTTTCTGCTATCTTCATGCAGCGATGATGACCATGAAGAAGTAAACTATCAGGCACACTATCAGGACGTACCAGCCAGTCTACTGACCGATGCCAAGAAACTGGAGATGGTCCGGTCCATCCAGGACTTGAAAGACGGAAGATTCTTCTATCTTGACTATACGGAGGATTACAAACTCTCTACCATATCAGGCTATAATCTTACCGACAACACCCAACTGATTGGTGCCGTATTGAAAACCCTCTGCGACAAAACACCATCCTGGCTCAAGGCAAGAGTCAAGCTGGATGCCGGCTGCAGTGCTTTTGCTGTTACGACACCAGATACTGGTGATTATCTGATGGGGCGCAACTTTGACTACTCTCACGATAATGAACCGATTGCAGCAGCCCTGGTTCGCACGGCTCCAGAAGGTGGACTGAAATCCATCAGCATGGTGGATGCCTACTGGATAGGTTACCGACAGGATCTCTGGCATTACATTCTATATAACAAGGAACAGTTTGAGAAGTATAAGACACAAGACCTTTCCTATATCATGGCATTCCCATATCTTCTGATGGACGGCATGAACGAGGCAGGCTTTGCCGTTTCCGTTCTTCATCTTGACGGCAAACCAACCCAGCAGGCAAGCACGGGCAAGAAACTGACTACAACCCTGGCCTTACGCATGATGCTGGATCATGCCAAGACGGTAGATGAAGCTCTCAAGATTCTGGACGGATATGACCTCTGGATACCGGATAATGACGGCAACTATCATTTCTACATGGCAGATGCCACGGGCCGTTATGCCATCGTAGAATTCGTATATGACAAGGATCACCAAAGCAAGATTTACATCGACGATGAATATACGGGTGAAGACGGAAAGACTCATTTCAAATATCCTGACGTATTGCCAAACACCCGCGAGGTGATAGAAAAGCGCTATGCCAGCAACTTCTATGTATCTGAAACCATGGCATGTTCAGATAAAGGTCCGAAACTCTCGAACCACGGCAAGACCCGCTACGACATAATGGAATTCGTCATCAAGCAGAACAGTAACCAGTTGTCAGAGGAAGGAGCCATGAATCTGCTCAATGGTGTGAGTCAGGCAGAAACTCCAGGCAATCCAACGAGCCATACCCAGTGGTCGGTGGTATACAATCTCTCCCAGCGCAAGGCAACCGTCTGCGTGAACAGAGACTACAAGAACAAGTTTACGTTCTATGCAAAATAA
- a CDS encoding DUF6169 family protein, protein MHAFNLTRLNFHSPYKVWIDNGSYKFLTDYGVQYRIEFVENNNIWEDEKAYEFGILNENKKNSPNDSKVKATIQCIIEEFFLTNPDILLYQCETGDSRQAMRARLFTRWFNEFDKRDRFCVKVSILRDEEVDNYIAIIVQKSNPKLNDILRDFDEFIGFFDTKPE, encoded by the coding sequence ATGCATGCCTTTAACTTAACTCGCCTCAATTTTCATTCTCCTTATAAGGTCTGGATAGATAATGGATCATATAAGTTCTTAACAGATTATGGTGTTCAGTATCGAATAGAATTTGTAGAAAACAATAATATTTGGGAGGATGAAAAAGCGTATGAATTCGGCATTCTCAATGAAAACAAGAAGAATTCTCCTAACGATTCTAAAGTTAAAGCAACTATACAATGTATTATAGAGGAATTCTTTCTTACGAATCCAGATATACTTCTATATCAATGTGAAACGGGTGATAGCAGACAGGCTATGCGAGCTCGCCTTTTTACCAGATGGTTTAACGAATTCGATAAACGAGATCGTTTTTGTGTCAAGGTTTCTATTCTTAGGGATGAAGAAGTTGACAATTACATAGCCATTATAGTTCAAAAGAGTAATCCTAAGTTGAATGACATTCTTCGAGATTTTGATGAGTTTATCGGTTTCTTTGATACAAAGCCCGAATAA
- a CDS encoding helix-turn-helix transcriptional regulator, producing the protein MKEKNAKKSKIHQLGFSFLKRESNYLDRQRQAILVCFSVMLSLGILSNILGFSGAFDPFFTVSNIVFLIVVLSSFMAYLFGKIPMVRAIVCIAIATQCFIGADILYSAFMPTLKDNRMVILINMLILSGNMFFSLAAYQARLTRWLVGIAFGVYILSVIVTGDESLMDYFFMMMLILLFISVLSLAVARNGEYLVNANRTLQRDEEELLQVLKINKKQIKAYVALAKERHDVKLTAHLLDLLGEASQKNVIDNVMQYLQTRELSKQNIERVFPELSASEQEICYLILQNRKLSEICTLLNKSESNITTQRANIRKKLGMGSADNLKKVLEKRIAESQ; encoded by the coding sequence ATGAAAGAAAAGAACGCAAAGAAATCTAAGATACATCAGTTAGGATTCTCTTTCCTGAAGAGAGAATCTAATTACTTGGACCGCCAACGTCAAGCTATCCTTGTGTGTTTCTCCGTGATGCTCTCTTTGGGCATCCTGTCAAATATCCTGGGCTTTTCTGGAGCCTTTGATCCGTTTTTTACCGTGTCTAACATCGTTTTTCTTATTGTCGTGTTATCCTCCTTCATGGCTTATCTCTTCGGGAAAATCCCAATGGTGAGGGCAATCGTTTGTATCGCTATCGCCACCCAGTGCTTTATTGGAGCCGATATCCTCTACAGTGCCTTTATGCCTACGCTGAAAGATAACAGAATGGTGATTCTCATCAATATGCTTATCCTTTCAGGCAACATGTTTTTCTCGCTGGCGGCTTATCAGGCGCGTCTCACACGCTGGCTGGTGGGAATAGCTTTTGGGGTTTATATATTGAGTGTGATTGTAACGGGGGATGAATCGCTCATGGATTATTTCTTCATGATGATGCTCATATTGCTTTTTATCAGCGTGCTGAGTCTGGCTGTTGCCAGAAACGGTGAGTATCTTGTCAATGCGAACAGAACGTTGCAGCGTGATGAGGAAGAACTGCTCCAGGTGCTGAAGATTAACAAAAAGCAGATTAAGGCATACGTGGCTCTGGCGAAGGAAAGGCATGATGTTAAACTTACCGCGCATTTGCTGGATCTTCTGGGTGAGGCTTCGCAGAAGAATGTCATAGACAATGTGATGCAATATCTCCAGACCCGCGAATTGAGCAAACAGAACATAGAACGCGTCTTTCCCGAGTTGAGTGCCTCTGAACAGGAAATCTGTTACCTTATCCTGCAGAACAGAAAGCTGAGTGAGATTTGCACGCTGCTCAACAAGTCGGAATCGAACATCACTACCCAGCGGGCCAACATCAGAAAGAAGTTGGGAATGGGCTCTGCTGATAACCTGAAGAAGGTTCTGGAGAAGCGCATAGCTGAAAGCCAGTAG
- a CDS encoding TolC family protein, translating to MKKIIILCFALGAFHTLGAQETLTLSQCLQMAVDNNLSLQSSRNEIAKGKYAISENQAKLYPQINAVAQLNDNFTPPVSVTDGSAYGKPYNVTKTLQYNTSAGVQLQMPLYNQMILTAIDITKIADKLNQLSYEKAREDLIVQTAKMYYMAQNTSEQIRLTDDNIKRLVELRNITQAFYDNQMSLEVDLKRVNLNIENLTVQRDNAIAMLEQQYTMLKYVIDYPAEKEMKVTAVDPGKIEMVKADGLDTGLYELQLLEQKKLLTQKQTKLAKDGYLPSLSLTGNLMYSAFTDRIDHWIHSGESNHWYGSNGLGIQLRVPVFDGFEKRSKIRKAKIEEENARIGYEDALKGLQANYMNAVSEVNNSQRNYKKQFDNYTMAQDVYNVTADQYKEGVASMTAVLQDEMRMSEAMNNYLTAYYRYKVANLSLLKLTGQLNQISVAK from the coding sequence ATGAAGAAAATAATCATCTTATGTTTCGCGCTCGGAGCTTTCCATACTCTTGGCGCACAGGAGACGCTTACGCTCAGCCAGTGTCTGCAGATGGCAGTGGATAATAACCTGTCGCTCCAGAGCAGCCGAAACGAAATAGCTAAGGGAAAGTACGCTATCAGCGAAAATCAGGCTAAACTCTATCCGCAGATCAATGCGGTGGCACAGCTCAACGACAACTTTACGCCGCCTGTTTCGGTTACCGACGGCTCGGCTTACGGCAAGCCTTATAATGTAACCAAGACGTTGCAGTATAATACATCGGCGGGTGTACAATTGCAGATGCCACTGTATAACCAGATGATTCTTACCGCCATCGATATTACCAAGATTGCCGATAAACTCAACCAACTCTCTTATGAGAAGGCGCGTGAAGACCTCATCGTGCAGACTGCCAAGATGTATTACATGGCGCAGAACACATCTGAGCAGATTCGGCTGACGGATGACAACATCAAGCGACTGGTAGAACTCAGAAACATCACCCAGGCATTCTATGACAACCAGATGAGTCTGGAGGTCGATCTGAAGCGTGTGAATCTCAATATCGAGAACCTCACCGTGCAGCGCGATAACGCCATCGCCATGCTCGAACAGCAGTATACCATGCTCAAGTATGTGATAGATTATCCTGCCGAGAAGGAGATGAAGGTGACAGCCGTAGATCCGGGAAAGATTGAGATGGTGAAGGCTGACGGACTGGATACGGGACTCTACGAACTCCAGTTGCTGGAACAGAAGAAACTGCTCACCCAGAAGCAGACCAAACTAGCCAAGGACGGCTATCTGCCATCGCTCTCGCTGACCGGAAACCTGATGTATTCTGCCTTTACCGATAGGATTGATCACTGGATTCATTCGGGCGAATCAAACCACTGGTATGGGTCCAATGGTCTGGGCATCCAGCTGCGAGTGCCTGTATTCGATGGTTTTGAAAAGCGTTCTAAAATCAGAAAGGCGAAGATAGAGGAGGAGAATGCACGCATCGGTTACGAGGACGCCCTGAAGGGACTGCAGGCAAACTATATGAATGCGGTGAGCGAGGTGAACAACAGTCAGCGCAACTACAAGAAACAGTTTGATAATTATACCATGGCGCAGGATGTTTACAACGTAACAGCCGACCAGTATAAGGAGGGTGTGGCTTCGATGACAGCGGTGCTGCAGGACGAGATGCGCATGAGTGAGGCGATGAACAATTATCTCACAGCCTACTATCGCTACAAGGTTGCCAATCTCTCGCTGCTCAAGCTGACTGGACAGCTCAACCAGATTTCGGTTGCTAAATAA
- a CDS encoding fimbrillin family protein: protein MKKFKILYIAAAALLFAACANEEDGIGNNGPVAATVQADIVKNITRATTDDTWSKNDAIGVNVTSTGNTTGDNKKYVTTNGDGTFEAADNNNIIYFKDNKETTFSAYYPYNKFLTDGKMNWNIAEVVANQPCKADVLFASGATASKASPIVNFTDIEHRFKHCMSLVEFKIKPGQGVKYNNYKFNSLNMKGIFTSGKFDTRTGSVETIGDRATLTHPFYDVPFENEESFAYIMLPQSLESNKMDIEIYLLLNDSEVKYTTSITPSTNGQFEGGKKYTYNITVKNTGITIENANIVPWGNGDSSDLDAEIEQ from the coding sequence ATGAAGAAGTTTAAAATCTTATACATCGCAGCCGCAGCATTGCTGTTTGCAGCTTGCGCTAACGAAGAAGACGGTATCGGCAACAATGGTCCTGTTGCTGCTACCGTACAGGCGGATATTGTTAAAAACATCACACGTGCCACCACTGACGATACATGGTCTAAGAATGATGCCATTGGCGTAAATGTCACATCAACAGGCAATACAACAGGAGACAACAAAAAGTATGTAACAACAAATGGGGATGGTACTTTTGAAGCTGCTGACAATAACAACATCATCTATTTCAAGGACAACAAAGAGACAACATTTAGTGCATACTATCCTTATAACAAATTCTTAACTGATGGTAAAATGAATTGGAATATAGCTGAGGTAGTAGCAAACCAACCTTGTAAGGCTGATGTACTTTTTGCCTCAGGAGCTACTGCAAGCAAAGCATCTCCAATTGTGAATTTTACAGATATCGAACATCGCTTTAAGCATTGTATGAGTTTGGTTGAATTCAAAATTAAACCAGGGCAGGGTGTCAAATATAACAATTATAAATTCAATAGCTTGAATATGAAAGGAATATTTACAAGCGGTAAATTTGACACAAGAACAGGTTCGGTTGAAACTATTGGTGACAGAGCTACTCTTACTCATCCTTTTTATGATGTACCTTTTGAAAACGAAGAAAGTTTTGCTTATATCATGTTGCCGCAAAGCCTTGAAAGCAATAAAATGGATATAGAGATTTACTTGTTGTTGAATGATAGCGAAGTAAAATACACAACCTCTATAACACCATCCACCAATGGACAATTTGAAGGTGGCAAAAAATATACATACAACATAACTGTTAAAAATACTGGGATTACTATAGAAAATGCTAACATAGTTCCTTGGGGAAATGGTGATTCAAGTGATTTAGATGCAGAAATAGAACAATAA